AGGTCTCGCCAAATCGATTGCCGTGTTTAGCGATGAAGAGGATCCCGCTGCGTCAAAAACTATATCTACACCAACACCATTGGTTATCTCTTTTACTACGCTCAGAGGATCCTCGCCATTTTTAACGTTGACCAAATAATCTGCTCCCATTCTCTTGCCAAGTTGGAGCCTACTCTCTCTTGTGCCAACCAACACTATTTTCTCCGCTCCGAGTGCCTTCCCCACCTGCACGATAGCTAACCCTATCGGTCCTGGACCAATAACGGCGATAGACCAACCAGCAACATACCCACCAGCAATGTCAAATGCATAGAGGGCACAACCCGCTGTCGTCGACAGTGAAGCATGGTCAAAAGAAATACCTTCAGGAATCCTGTAGAGGGTATTGACGTGGTTCACAGTATACTCTGCAAAACCTCCATGAACCGTTAACCCTCCTGCTGCATGCCCTTTTTCTCTCTTTCCGTAGTTCAGACAGGCTGTATAGTTGCCCATTATACAGTTACGGCACCTACCGCAACCCTTGTGGACCTCTACTGCCACCCTGTCTCCAACGTGGAACTCATCCACGCCATCACCTACTTTAACCACGACCCCAGCATACTCGTGCCCCATTATAAATGGCTCTCCAAAGGGAGGCTGGCCTGGTAATCCATGATCCCTGACCTCCACATCTGTACCACAGATTCCACAAG
This Candidatus Caldatribacterium sp. DNA region includes the following protein-coding sequences:
- a CDS encoding alcohol dehydrogenase catalytic domain-containing protein codes for the protein MRAACLINRGIIEVREVDVPEPGPGEVLIRVESCGICGTDVEVRDHGLPGQPPFGEPFIMGHEYAGVVVKVGDGVDEFHVGDRVAVEVHKGCGRCRNCIMGNYTACLNYGKREKGHAAGGLTVHGGFAEYTVNHVNTLYRIPEGISFDHASLSTTAGCALYAFDIAGGYVAGWSIAVIGPGPIGLAIVQVGKALGAEKIVLVGTRESRLQLGKRMGADYLVNVKNGEDPLSVVKEITNGVGVDIVFDAAGSSSSLNTAIDLARPGGSIVMVAFYQDPILVNMSKAVKKHVQLFTVRGEGRRNVGRALSLMAQGKIDLTPLITHRFPLRDINRAFEVFVNRIDDAIKVIIHPQE